The Chloroflexaceae bacterium genome has a segment encoding these proteins:
- the recN gene encoding DNA repair protein RecN: protein MFAPVWPMLLELQISDFAIIDRLHLRFDAGFNVLTGETGAGKSIIIDALGALRGEKADPSLVRAGRPRARVEGVFSLEDCPRVPSLLQEYGLLDDGDEQLVLTREISAETGRSVARVNRQAVSLNVLREIGARLLDIHGQHEGLSLFNTRTHLDLLDRFGELLALRERVAAQVARVRALREEIAELRRGEARRQQRVEELRYLLEDVRAARLRPEEEGELLRERAVLQNAARITSLANDVYAALYEGRDSGRSAAPAVVEAMARIAANLEELARFDPAVAAMAATASDLHYQLEDLAAAVRSYRLGLDFEPGRLEAIEDRLTVLRDLQRKYGGDLAQVIARAASAEAEIERLTHSEEHIAALLQQEAAVLAELAELAGELSRRRRLVGDELARQIEQSMTDLAMPNVRFAVHIEHADDPEGVPLAGRRLACDRTGIDRVEFLIAPNPGEPLKPLAKIASGGESARLLLALKSILSRVDEVATLIFDEIDVGVGGRAGHVVGQRLWTITENHQVICITHLPQVAAFADAHFHIRKEIAGERTRTSVTHLDESQRIDEIAAMLDGAPNEHSRANAREILTRAAHWKQQRQGQPAPSRGSRRSSVAPV from the coding sequence ATGTTCGCACCCGTCTGGCCTATGCTGCTTGAGTTGCAGATCAGCGACTTTGCGATTATTGACCGGCTGCACCTGCGTTTTGACGCCGGCTTTAACGTGCTCACCGGCGAGACCGGCGCCGGTAAATCCATCATCATTGACGCGCTGGGCGCGTTGCGCGGCGAGAAAGCGGATCCGTCGCTGGTGCGCGCAGGCCGCCCCCGCGCGCGCGTCGAGGGCGTCTTCAGTCTTGAGGATTGCCCGCGAGTGCCGTCCCTGCTCCAGGAATACGGCTTGCTGGACGACGGCGACGAGCAACTCGTCCTCACCCGCGAGATCAGCGCCGAGACGGGCCGGAGCGTGGCCCGGGTGAACCGGCAGGCGGTGAGCCTCAATGTGCTGCGCGAGATTGGCGCGCGGCTCCTCGATATTCACGGGCAGCACGAAGGCCTGTCGTTGTTCAACACGCGCACCCATCTCGACCTGCTCGACCGGTTTGGCGAACTGCTTGCGCTGCGCGAACGGGTGGCCGCTCAGGTGGCCCGCGTGCGCGCCCTGCGCGAGGAAATCGCCGAGTTGCGTCGCGGCGAGGCGCGTCGCCAGCAGCGCGTCGAAGAACTGCGCTACCTGCTGGAGGATGTACGCGCCGCACGACTGCGTCCCGAGGAGGAGGGCGAACTGCTGCGCGAACGGGCGGTGCTTCAGAACGCGGCGCGCATTACGAGCCTGGCCAACGATGTCTATGCCGCCCTCTACGAAGGGCGCGACAGCGGCCGCTCCGCCGCGCCCGCGGTGGTCGAGGCGATGGCGCGGATCGCTGCCAACCTTGAAGAACTGGCGCGCTTTGACCCCGCCGTGGCGGCCATGGCCGCCACGGCCAGCGATCTCCACTATCAACTGGAAGACCTGGCGGCGGCAGTGCGCAGTTACCGTCTTGGTCTTGATTTTGAACCCGGTCGCCTTGAGGCGATTGAGGACCGCCTGACCGTACTGCGCGATCTGCAACGCAAGTACGGTGGCGATCTGGCCCAGGTGATCGCCCGCGCCGCCAGCGCCGAGGCAGAGATTGAAAGGCTAACCCATAGCGAAGAGCATATCGCAGCCCTGCTCCAGCAAGAGGCGGCAGTCCTCGCGGAACTGGCCGAACTGGCCGGCGAGCTGTCGCGCCGTCGCCGTCTGGTTGGTGATGAGCTTGCGCGCCAGATCGAGCAATCCATGACCGATCTGGCCATGCCGAATGTGCGCTTTGCTGTCCACATCGAGCACGCTGATGATCCCGAGGGCGTGCCGCTGGCCGGCCGGCGCCTGGCCTGTGATCGGACGGGGATCGACCGGGTGGAGTTCCTGATCGCTCCCAACCCCGGCGAGCCGCTCAAGCCGCTGGCGAAGATCGCCTCGGGCGGCGAAAGCGCGCGCCTGCTGCTGGCGCTCAAGTCAATCCTGTCACGGGTGGACGAGGTTGCAACGCTGATTTTCGACGAGATTGACGTGGGGGTCGGCGGGCGCGCCGGCCACGTCGTAGGCCAGCGGCTGTGGACGATCACCGAGAACCATCAGGTCATCTGCATCACCCACCTGCCGCAGGTGGCGGCGTTCGCTGATGCGCACTTTCATATCCGCAAGGAGATCGCTGGCGAACGCACGCGCACCAGCGTCACCCACCTTGATGAGAGCCAGCGTATTGATGAAATCGCCGCCATGCTCGATGGCGCCCCGAATGAACACAGCCGGGCCAACGCGCGCGAAATCCTTACTCGCGCGGCGCACTGGAAACAGCAGCGCCAGGGCCAGCCTGCCCCGTCGCGAGGCAGCCGGCGCAGCAGCGTCGCCCCTGTCTAG
- the ileS gene encoding isoleucine--tRNA ligase — translation MFKPVAADVVFPRLEEEILAWWQANRIVERSLASGQRPFVFYEGPPTANGRPGLHHVISRTFKDVILRYRAMQGYRIIGRREGWDTHGLPVEIEIEKKLGFNGKPDIEKFGIAEFNRLCRESVWEYIQEWKSFTRRIAYWVDENGYYTYDNKYIESLWWIFRQLWDRGLLFRDYKVTMHCPRCGTSLSDHEVSLGARDDVDDPSVYVKFRVTGESARGSASPLAADLRGAFLLAWTTTPWTLPANVALAVQHGATYVEAHAGGERYVLAEALVAPVLGEEASITRRFKGNDLVGLRYEPLFRGAPAPGDTPDFEAAYRVVADEIVTLDDGTGIVHIAPAYGDLEVGRKHGLPTLFSVDLNGMVLPELGDLPFVGKFFKEADPEITRNLKQRGLLLKSGRVRHYYPFCWRCGTPLLYYAKPSWYIKTTAFKDDLVANNQQIHWVPEHIRDGRFGNWLENNVDWAISRERYWGTPLPIWTSADGSYMECIGSLAELEAKVGRSLRDLDLHRPYVDEITWEDPRHGLMRRIPDVADCWYDSGSMPVAQWHYPFENQELFESAHPADYICEAVDQTRGWFYTLHAISTLLFDRPAFNNVICLGHILDEHGVKMSKSKGNVIQPEEVIDAYGVDALRWYLFAAAPPGNARRFSLGLVNESLRKFLLTLWNTYGFFVTYATLDGWRPTAEVLRAAANGSVSLPTPEVRDALTPTDRWALAALNALVRDVTRNFEEYEVYPAARAIEQFVDELSNWYVRRNRRRFWKSDADADKQAAYFTLYTCLLTLTRLIAPFTPFVAEEAYRNLTGQASGATADDVPESVHLARWPTVNADLLDERLVADTEALLAAVSLGRAARKNAGLKVRQPLSELWLRASNPAVTEGVRRFEADLRDELNVKAVRYLDASSDIVEYRFRPNLRLVGKKYGRLVPALTEALKALAGEPARAAAQAVEQGQPVRLTVDGQELELLPEEVLVESSAPAGYAVAEGDGLIVALNTTVTPELRLEGAARDLVRNVQDARKSAGLAIADRITLFVHAEREADLLEQTLARWGEYVRSETLATQLIVGAPPADAYVETVEFGDAEATIGVVKA, via the coding sequence ATGTTCAAACCGGTCGCTGCTGATGTCGTCTTCCCCCGACTGGAGGAAGAGATCCTGGCCTGGTGGCAGGCGAACCGGATCGTGGAGCGCTCGCTCGCCAGCGGCCAGCGGCCCTTCGTCTTCTACGAAGGCCCGCCGACGGCCAATGGCCGCCCCGGCCTGCACCACGTGATCAGCCGCACGTTTAAGGATGTCATTCTGCGCTATCGGGCCATGCAGGGCTACCGGATCATCGGTCGCCGTGAAGGGTGGGACACGCACGGCCTGCCGGTCGAGATCGAGATCGAAAAGAAACTGGGCTTCAATGGCAAGCCCGATATTGAGAAGTTCGGCATTGCCGAGTTCAATCGCCTGTGCCGCGAGAGCGTCTGGGAATACATCCAGGAGTGGAAGAGCTTTACCCGCCGCATTGCCTACTGGGTTGATGAGAATGGCTACTACACCTACGACAACAAGTATATCGAGTCGCTGTGGTGGATCTTTCGCCAGCTCTGGGATCGCGGGCTGCTCTTCCGCGACTACAAGGTGACCATGCATTGCCCCCGCTGCGGCACCAGCCTGAGCGACCACGAGGTCTCGCTGGGCGCCCGCGACGATGTGGACGATCCCAGCGTCTATGTGAAGTTCCGCGTCACCGGCGAGAGCGCCAGGGGCAGCGCCTCGCCCCTGGCCGCCGACCTGAGGGGCGCCTTCTTGCTGGCCTGGACCACCACCCCCTGGACGCTGCCGGCGAATGTGGCCCTGGCAGTGCAACACGGCGCGACCTACGTTGAGGCCCATGCCGGCGGGGAACGCTACGTGCTGGCCGAGGCCCTCGTCGCGCCGGTGCTGGGGGAGGAGGCCAGCATCACACGCCGCTTCAAGGGCAACGATCTGGTGGGGCTGCGCTACGAACCGCTCTTCCGGGGCGCGCCTGCCCCCGGAGATACGCCGGACTTCGAGGCCGCCTACCGCGTCGTGGCCGATGAGATCGTCACTCTCGACGACGGCACCGGCATCGTCCACATCGCCCCGGCCTACGGCGACCTGGAGGTGGGCCGCAAGCACGGCCTGCCCACGCTGTTCTCGGTGGATCTGAACGGCATGGTGCTGCCCGAACTCGGCGATCTGCCCTTCGTTGGCAAGTTCTTCAAAGAGGCCGATCCCGAAATCACCCGCAACCTGAAGCAACGGGGCCTGCTGCTGAAGAGCGGGCGCGTGCGCCACTACTATCCCTTCTGCTGGCGCTGCGGCACGCCCCTGCTCTACTACGCCAAGCCTTCGTGGTATATCAAAACGACCGCCTTCAAAGACGACCTGGTGGCCAACAACCAGCAGATCCACTGGGTGCCGGAGCATATCCGCGACGGGCGCTTCGGCAACTGGCTCGAGAACAACGTTGACTGGGCCATCAGCCGCGAACGTTACTGGGGCACGCCCCTGCCGATCTGGACCAGCGCCGACGGGAGCTACATGGAATGCATCGGCAGCCTGGCCGAACTTGAAGCGAAGGTAGGCCGCTCCTTGCGCGACCTCGACCTGCACCGCCCCTACGTGGACGAGATCACCTGGGAGGACCCCCGGCACGGCTTGATGCGCCGCATCCCCGACGTAGCCGACTGCTGGTACGACAGCGGTTCGATGCCCGTGGCCCAGTGGCACTACCCGTTCGAGAACCAGGAACTCTTCGAGTCCGCCCATCCCGCCGACTACATCTGCGAGGCGGTAGACCAGACCCGCGGCTGGTTCTATACGCTCCATGCCATCAGCACGCTGCTTTTCGACCGTCCGGCCTTCAATAATGTGATCTGCCTGGGGCACATTCTCGACGAGCACGGCGTCAAGATGAGCAAGAGCAAGGGGAATGTGATCCAGCCTGAGGAGGTGATTGACGCCTACGGGGTTGATGCGCTGCGCTGGTACCTCTTCGCCGCCGCGCCGCCCGGCAATGCGCGCCGCTTCAGTCTGGGCCTGGTGAATGAGAGCCTGCGCAAGTTCCTGCTGACGCTGTGGAACACCTACGGCTTCTTCGTCACCTACGCCACCCTTGATGGATGGCGCCCCACCGCCGAGGTGCTGCGCGCGGCGGCCAACGGCTCGGTCAGCCTCCCCACGCCGGAGGTGCGCGATGCTCTGACCCCCACCGACCGCTGGGCGCTGGCGGCGCTGAATGCGCTGGTGCGCGATGTGACCCGCAACTTCGAGGAGTACGAGGTGTACCCGGCAGCTCGCGCCATCGAGCAGTTCGTAGACGAGCTGTCCAACTGGTACGTGCGGCGCAATCGGCGGCGCTTCTGGAAGAGCGATGCCGACGCCGACAAGCAGGCGGCCTACTTCACGCTCTACACCTGCCTGCTGACCCTTACCAGGCTGATCGCGCCCTTCACGCCCTTCGTCGCCGAGGAGGCGTACCGTAACCTCACCGGTCAGGCCAGTGGCGCAACCGCCGACGATGTGCCCGAAAGCGTGCATCTGGCCCGCTGGCCCACGGTCAACGCCGATTTGCTCGACGAACGGCTGGTGGCCGACACCGAGGCCCTGCTGGCCGCGGTCTCGCTGGGGCGCGCGGCGCGCAAAAACGCCGGCCTGAAGGTGCGCCAGCCCCTCAGCGAGTTGTGGCTGCGCGCCAGCAACCCCGCCGTGACCGAAGGCGTGCGGCGCTTCGAGGCCGACCTGCGCGATGAACTGAACGTCAAGGCGGTGCGTTACCTCGATGCTTCATCGGACATCGTGGAGTACCGCTTCCGACCTAATCTGCGGCTGGTGGGCAAGAAGTATGGCCGGCTGGTGCCGGCGCTTACCGAGGCGCTCAAGGCCCTGGCGGGCGAACCCGCCCGCGCTGCCGCCCAGGCCGTGGAGCAGGGGCAACCTGTGCGCCTGACAGTGGACGGCCAGGAACTTGAGTTGCTGCCCGAGGAGGTGCTGGTGGAGAGCAGCGCTCCCGCCGGCTACGCCGTGGCCGAGGGCGACGGGCTGATTGTGGCCCTCAACACCACTGTGACGCCTGAACTGCGCCTCGAAGGGGCCGCCCGCGACCTCGTGCGCAACGTGCAGGACGCGCGTAAGAGCGCCGGCCTGGCCATCGCCGACCGCATTACGCTCTTCGTACACGCCGAGCGCGAAGCCGACCTGCTCGAGCAGACCCTGGCCCGGTGGGGCGAGTATGTACGCAGTGAGACCCTGGCGACCCAACTGATTGTGGGCGCGCCCCCGGCGGACGCCTATGTTGAGACCGTGGAGTTCGGCGATGC
- a CDS encoding RNA-binding protein translates to MLVKLFVGNLSWSIGDDELARFFADHGDVQSARVITDRDTGRSRGFGFVEIEVENVANVIRATDGQDLNGRPIRVNESEDRHRGRGGNRGSGGYGRY, encoded by the coding sequence ATGCTGGTGAAGCTGTTTGTCGGGAACCTGTCCTGGAGCATTGGCGACGATGAACTGGCGCGTTTCTTCGCCGATCACGGCGACGTGCAGAGCGCCCGCGTGATCACTGATCGCGACACGGGCCGCTCGCGCGGTTTTGGTTTCGTGGAGATCGAAGTCGAGAACGTCGCCAACGTAATTCGCGCCACCGATGGCCAGGATCTGAATGGCCGGCCCATTCGCGTGAACGAGTCCGAGGATCGCCATCGCGGTCGCGGCGGGAATCGCGGCAGCGGCGGTTATGGCCGCTACTGA